In Marinifilum sp. JC120, a single window of DNA contains:
- a CDS encoding efflux RND transporter periplasmic adaptor subunit has protein sequence MSKFTDIKKVLIPVTLVAIIAFAAGYFFSGSEGKHTEKAVVAEHAEHGLEATVTETGEVVWTCSMHPQIQLPEPGKCPLCFMDLIPLEKGGKSGDEAISLRQISLTSSARKLAGIATTPVERQSVNVETRMMGKVDYDETRIGTITAWTGGRIDKLYIDYTGSSVRKGQATASIYSPELLTAQAELIQSVKAKSALRGSSLKVVKDTAVRTEQAAREKLRLLGLSKSQIANIVKRGKAAEHITLYSPMSGIVIKKDVVEGVYVKTGTPIYTIADLSRVWVILEAYESDLPWIKMGMKMTFSTEAYPGKNFEGKVVYIDPMVNEKTRTVRVRLEVPNKGLKLKPGMFVRAVNKEEKQAEKELVIPASAPLITGKRAVVYIAVPGKEGVFEGREIVLGPKAGNFYVVKYGLNEGEEVVTKGNFKIDSAIQIIAKPSMMNPESGVKPITHDHGDDSDAMENMKQADKPNHTLPPIFASKLVFLKKKFDSLMETAKSGDLENSRKQFSTFFDSLGKIDSSGLKGDASLIWKELSMLLRNDAVLGSGVNDARRLKSITAEAENHFKRLNTAFGVSALAANSANRSEAPEAFQVQLGKVFISYSAFSEALAADNLRNAQKQAALMAEELKKIDHTSLSADAHKVWMDALKNINDGMSAIRNAKDIVGVRAGLEPLSYGMIDAVEKLGIKSAKPVYEISCPMAFDFKGAKWLQSDEDIRNPYFGEAMLQCGEVERQLKAGE, from the coding sequence ATGAGCAAATTTACGGATATCAAAAAAGTCCTGATCCCAGTCACCCTTGTTGCCATTATCGCCTTTGCAGCAGGCTATTTCTTCTCAGGTTCTGAAGGGAAGCACACTGAAAAGGCCGTTGTTGCAGAACACGCAGAGCACGGCCTTGAAGCCACGGTAACTGAAACCGGAGAAGTGGTCTGGACCTGCTCTATGCATCCTCAAATCCAGTTGCCGGAACCGGGCAAATGCCCCTTGTGCTTTATGGATCTTATCCCGCTTGAAAAAGGCGGCAAGTCTGGCGATGAGGCAATCAGCCTGCGCCAGATCAGTCTGACCTCATCCGCCCGTAAGCTCGCCGGAATAGCTACTACCCCGGTAGAAAGACAGAGCGTAAATGTCGAAACCCGTATGATGGGCAAAGTTGATTATGATGAAACCCGCATTGGGACCATCACCGCATGGACAGGGGGACGCATTGATAAACTTTACATCGATTATACTGGAAGCTCGGTACGCAAAGGACAAGCTACGGCTTCCATTTACAGCCCGGAATTGCTTACCGCACAGGCAGAACTGATTCAGTCCGTCAAAGCCAAATCAGCCTTGAGAGGCAGCTCCTTGAAAGTGGTTAAGGACACCGCCGTCCGCACCGAGCAGGCTGCTCGGGAAAAACTGCGCTTGCTGGGACTTTCCAAAAGCCAGATAGCAAACATAGTTAAACGCGGAAAAGCTGCCGAACACATCACCCTCTACTCGCCCATGAGCGGTATCGTTATCAAAAAGGATGTGGTCGAGGGTGTTTACGTCAAAACAGGAACCCCGATCTACACCATTGCCGATCTCTCACGGGTCTGGGTAATCCTTGAAGCCTATGAATCCGATCTCCCGTGGATCAAAATGGGCATGAAAATGACTTTCAGCACTGAGGCTTACCCCGGTAAAAATTTTGAAGGAAAAGTTGTCTACATAGACCCGATGGTTAATGAAAAAACACGCACTGTCAGAGTCCGTCTGGAAGTCCCCAACAAGGGACTGAAGCTCAAGCCGGGAATGTTTGTCCGGGCGGTAAACAAGGAAGAAAAACAAGCTGAGAAAGAATTGGTAATCCCTGCCTCGGCTCCGCTTATAACCGGTAAACGGGCAGTGGTTTACATTGCCGTGCCCGGAAAGGAAGGCGTTTTCGAAGGGCGTGAGATAGTGCTCGGTCCCAAGGCCGGGAACTTTTACGTTGTTAAGTACGGGCTTAATGAAGGTGAAGAGGTCGTCACCAAAGGTAACTTCAAAATAGACAGTGCCATCCAAATCATTGCCAAGCCCAGCATGATGAATCCTGAAAGTGGCGTGAAGCCCATTACTCATGACCACGGAGATGATTCTGATGCCATGGAAAACATGAAACAGGCAGATAAGCCGAACCACACTCTGCCACCCATATTTGCATCAAAGCTGGTCTTCCTGAAAAAGAAATTCGATTCACTCATGGAAACCGCTAAATCGGGTGACCTTGAGAACAGCCGCAAACAATTTTCCACTTTCTTTGACAGTCTTGGAAAAATAGACAGCTCCGGCCTTAAAGGGGACGCATCCCTTATATGGAAAGAGCTTTCCATGCTGCTCAGAAACGATGCTGTGCTTGGCAGCGGGGTAAACGATGCGCGCAGGCTTAAATCAATCACAGCTGAGGCGGAAAATCATTTCAAACGTCTGAATACAGCCTTTGGAGTATCTGCACTTGCTGCAAATTCAGCAAACAGATCAGAAGCCCCAGAAGCCTTCCAAGTACAACTCGGTAAAGTCTTCATATCCTATTCCGCTTTCAGTGAAGCTCTCGCAGCCGACAACCTGCGAAACGCCCAGAAACAGGCAGCACTCATGGCGGAAGAACTGAAAAAAATCGACCACACATCCCTATCCGCTGATGCTCATAAAGTCTGGATGGATGCGCTTAAAAACATCAATGACGGCATGTCCGCCATCCGTAACGCCAAGGATATTGTCGGAGTTCGAGCCGGACTGGAACCGCTTTCCTACGGCATGATCGACGCGGTGGAAAAGCTTGGCATCAAGTCCGCCAAACCCGTGTATGAAATATCCTGCCCCATGGCATTTGATTTCAAAGGAGCCAAGTGGCTGCAATCTGACGAGGACATCCGCAATCCCTACTTTGGTGAAGCCATGCTTCAATGCGGGGAAGTGGAACGCCAGCTCAAGGCCGGGGAATAA
- a CDS encoding efflux RND transporter permease subunit, which yields MSENSTQDMDHPEPKSFTEKTILFCLEQKLIVAIVLLMVIGGGIFTAPFNWDIDGIDRSPVPVDAIPDIGENQQIIFTQWMGRSPQDVEDQISYPLTVALLGIPGVKTVRSYSMFGFSTIYVIFNEDVDFYWSRSRLIEKLNSLPAGTLPANVKPALGPDATALGQVYWYTIEGRDPQGNPSGGWDLDELRSVQDWYVRYALLSADGVSEVASVGGFVKEYQIDVDPNAMRAAKVTLNDVYRAVKMSNLDVGARTIEINNAEYVIRGIGFIKELSDIESSVVKVVNNIPIYVRDVARVTEGPALRRGALDKGGAEVVGGVAVVRYGENPLKVIENIKDKIKDISPGLPSKILPDGTESKLTIVPFYDRSGLIHETLGTLNTALTEEILITIIVVLIAVIHLKSSLLISSLLPLAVLMCFIGMRVFKVDANIVALSGIAIAIGTMVDMGIIICENILKKIEQGKEGVSRLKLVYEGTAEVGSAVMTAVATTIVSFMPVFAMDGAEGKLFKPLAYTKTFALLASIIVALTILPPMAELLFTTRKKFLKSRRTYITAGLYLLCGIAVSMLLKWWAGLFFIYVGIKHLALPFVPEKFHKYANYAETWIIVLMVAYVLTKSWLPLGPEKGMSNNYLFVALIIGGLMLFFYLFRRGYPRMLGWCLNHKLLFLSLPTIVVTLGLSIWLGFANLTGFLPDSIKSSSPYVNLAHVFPGLGKEFMPDLDEGAFLFMPTTMPHASIGEAMDVLRKQDMMIQSIPEVDSAVGKLGRAETPLDPAPISMIETVINYKSEYLVDQSGERLRFKFDPDQNDFFRNIGGKLVPANDGYPYLVQGYFERDDNGKLIPDPDGKPYRIWRPALNPGLNPDRKAWKGIKSPNDIWDEIVKAAEVPGVTSAPKLQPIAARIVMLQSGMRAPMGIKVKGPDLQTLEKVALDLERLLKQVGSVQPEAVIADRIVGKPYLEIIIDREAIARHGVMLSQVQDVIEIAVGGKVVTTTVEGRERYPVRVRYLRELRDNIDAINNILVSASGGEQIPLSQLAEIKYVRGPQVIKSEDTFLVGYVLFDKRPGFAEVDVVEQAQSFLESKIKSGELIIPAGVSYEFAGSYENQIRAQKKLAVILPLALLFIVLILYLQFKSIATTLMVFSGIFVAWSGGFLMVWLYGQPWFMDFTMFGTDMRELFQVSPINLSVAIWVGFLALFGIASDDGVIMATYLDESKKGRKMESVVEIRQAIIYGAQRRIRPALMTSATTILALLPILTSTGRGSDIMVPMAIPSFGGMTIAILTVFVVPVLYCGVEEMKLWSKI from the coding sequence ATGAGCGAAAATAGCACTCAAGATATGGACCATCCCGAACCGAAGTCTTTCACTGAAAAGACCATTCTTTTCTGCCTTGAGCAAAAGCTCATCGTGGCAATTGTGCTGCTTATGGTCATCGGCGGCGGAATCTTCACTGCTCCTTTCAACTGGGACATAGACGGAATTGACCGCTCTCCGGTTCCGGTGGATGCCATTCCGGATATTGGTGAGAATCAGCAGATCATTTTTACCCAGTGGATGGGCCGGTCACCGCAGGATGTGGAAGACCAGATCAGCTATCCGCTTACTGTCGCTCTGCTCGGAATTCCCGGAGTAAAGACGGTCCGCAGCTACTCCATGTTCGGTTTCTCCACCATTTACGTCATCTTTAATGAGGATGTAGATTTCTATTGGTCGCGTTCCCGGCTCATTGAGAAATTAAACAGCCTGCCTGCCGGAACGTTGCCAGCCAATGTGAAGCCAGCCCTCGGCCCGGACGCAACCGCGCTGGGACAAGTCTATTGGTACACAATCGAAGGGCGCGATCCGCAGGGCAATCCCTCCGGTGGGTGGGACCTCGATGAACTGCGATCCGTACAGGATTGGTACGTCCGCTATGCCTTGCTTTCGGCTGACGGGGTCAGTGAAGTGGCTTCTGTGGGCGGTTTCGTCAAAGAGTACCAGATTGATGTTGACCCGAACGCTATGCGTGCTGCCAAGGTGACGCTCAACGACGTCTACCGGGCAGTAAAAATGTCCAACCTCGATGTGGGCGCACGGACCATTGAAATAAACAACGCAGAATACGTTATCCGCGGCATCGGTTTTATCAAAGAACTGTCCGACATTGAAAGTTCGGTAGTCAAAGTGGTCAACAACATCCCCATCTACGTACGCGATGTAGCCCGCGTAACCGAAGGTCCAGCCTTACGCCGTGGTGCCTTGGATAAAGGCGGTGCGGAAGTTGTGGGTGGTGTGGCTGTTGTCCGCTACGGGGAAAACCCGCTAAAGGTCATTGAAAATATCAAGGACAAGATCAAAGACATTTCACCGGGGCTGCCTTCAAAAATATTGCCTGATGGTACTGAAAGCAAGCTGACAATCGTTCCCTTTTATGACCGCTCCGGGTTGATCCATGAAACCCTTGGAACCCTCAACACTGCTCTGACCGAGGAAATTCTGATCACCATCATTGTGGTGCTTATCGCGGTTATTCATCTTAAGAGTTCACTACTCATCTCCTCGCTGCTGCCCCTTGCGGTACTTATGTGCTTCATTGGCATGCGGGTTTTCAAGGTTGATGCGAATATTGTCGCGCTTTCAGGAATCGCCATCGCCATCGGGACCATGGTCGATATGGGCATAATCATCTGCGAGAATATCCTCAAAAAGATTGAACAGGGCAAAGAAGGCGTAAGCAGGTTAAAACTTGTTTATGAAGGCACAGCTGAAGTGGGTAGCGCAGTAATGACCGCTGTTGCCACGACTATAGTCAGCTTCATGCCCGTTTTCGCCATGGATGGGGCAGAAGGTAAGCTTTTCAAACCGCTGGCCTACACCAAAACTTTCGCCTTGTTGGCTTCGATTATCGTAGCCCTGACCATCTTGCCTCCCATGGCTGAACTGCTTTTCACTACCCGAAAGAAATTTCTTAAGAGCAGGCGTACATACATTACAGCCGGACTTTACCTGCTCTGCGGGATCGCTGTTTCCATGCTGCTCAAATGGTGGGCCGGACTGTTCTTCATCTACGTTGGTATAAAACATCTCGCACTTCCTTTTGTCCCCGAAAAATTCCACAAATACGCAAACTATGCTGAGACATGGATCATAGTTCTGATGGTGGCCTATGTGCTGACCAAATCATGGTTGCCATTGGGACCTGAAAAAGGGATGAGCAACAACTACCTGTTCGTTGCTCTAATCATCGGCGGTCTGATGCTTTTCTTCTACCTGTTCCGTCGTGGATATCCCCGCATGCTCGGTTGGTGCCTAAACCACAAACTTCTTTTTTTAAGCCTCCCTACTATCGTTGTTACGCTGGGACTTTCCATCTGGCTCGGGTTCGCCAATCTTACAGGATTCTTACCGGACTCCATCAAATCCTCATCACCCTATGTAAACCTGGCTCACGTTTTTCCCGGATTGGGTAAGGAATTCATGCCCGATCTTGATGAAGGTGCATTCCTGTTCATGCCCACAACCATGCCTCATGCTTCAATCGGAGAGGCCATGGATGTACTGCGCAAACAGGACATGATGATCCAATCCATCCCGGAAGTTGATTCTGCCGTGGGTAAGCTTGGGCGCGCAGAAACACCTCTTGATCCGGCCCCCATCTCCATGATCGAAACGGTCATTAATTACAAGTCAGAGTATCTGGTGGATCAATCCGGGGAGCGGTTGCGCTTTAAATTCGATCCTGATCAGAATGACTTTTTTCGCAATATTGGTGGCAAGCTGGTCCCTGCCAATGATGGCTATCCCTATCTCGTTCAGGGCTACTTTGAACGCGATGACAACGGTAAATTAATCCCTGATCCAGATGGCAAACCTTATAGAATTTGGCGTCCGGCACTTAACCCCGGCCTGAACCCGGACCGTAAAGCATGGAAGGGCATCAAATCACCCAACGATATCTGGGATGAAATCGTCAAGGCCGCAGAGGTTCCCGGCGTGACCTCCGCCCCGAAACTGCAACCCATTGCGGCCCGCATAGTCATGCTTCAATCCGGTATGCGTGCGCCCATGGGCATCAAGGTCAAAGGACCTGATCTGCAAACTCTGGAAAAGGTGGCCCTTGATCTTGAAAGACTGCTCAAACAGGTCGGATCGGTTCAGCCTGAAGCTGTCATAGCTGATCGCATTGTGGGCAAGCCTTACCTTGAAATCATTATCGACCGTGAGGCCATTGCAAGGCACGGAGTTATGCTTTCACAGGTACAGGATGTGATTGAAATAGCAGTGGGCGGTAAGGTGGTCACCACCACAGTTGAGGGGCGTGAGCGTTACCCGGTGCGGGTGCGCTACCTGCGAGAACTGCGGGATAACATAGACGCCATAAACAATATTCTGGTCAGTGCTTCTGGCGGAGAACAAATTCCCCTCAGCCAGCTTGCCGAGATCAAATACGTGCGTGGCCCGCAGGTTATCAAGAGTGAGGACACCTTCCTCGTCGGCTACGTGCTTTTTGATAAACGTCCCGGATTTGCCGAGGTCGATGTGGTCGAACAGGCCCAGAGCTTTCTGGAATCCAAAATCAAATCGGGTGAATTAATCATTCCGGCTGGAGTGTCATACGAATTTGCCGGAAGCTATGAAAATCAAATCCGGGCCCAGAAGAAGTTGGCGGTGATCCTGCCACTGGCCCTGCTTTTCATCGTGCTGATTCTTTATCTGCAATTCAAATCCATCGCCACCACTCTGATGGTCTTTTCAGGAATCTTCGTGGCATGGTCCGGCGGCTTCCTCATGGTCTGGCTCTACGGGCAACCATGGTTCATGGACTTCACCATGTTCGGCACAGATATGCGTGAACTTTTTCAGGTCAGCCCCATCAACCTGAGTGTTGCCATCTGGGTCGGCTTTCTGGCCCTGTTCGGTATTGCCTCCGACGACGGAGTCATCATGGCGACCTACCTTGATGAAAGTAAGAAAGGCCGCAAAATGGAATCAGTAGTCGAAATCAGACAGGCAATCATTTACGGAGCGCAACGTAGAATCCGTCCCGCCCTGATGACATCCGCCACAACCATCCTCGCCCTGTTGCCAATCCTGACCTCAACAGGCCGAGGATCGGACATCATGGTACCCATGGCGATTCCCTCATTCGGCGGCATGACTATCGCAATACTGACCGTATTTGTGGTGCCTGTGCTTTATTGTGGGGTTGAGGAGATGAAGTTGTGGAGTAAAATTTAG